In Candidatus Pantoea floridensis, the genomic window GATCATCTGGCGTTGGTTGAAGAACGTTTCAAATGAGGCAATCACCGCATCATGACACGCTTGAATCGCAGATTCACGCGTTTCGCCATGACCTTCAGCCTCTGGAATGAGAGGACAGAAAGCGAGAAAGCCACAAGAACAAGGCATGACATCGACAGGGTATCGCATTTTACATCACCGACGCTGTTATGAAGGCGGCATTGTAAACATAATTGCTCCCCGCAACCAACCGAACTGAGTGAAAAAAAGACCCAGCCTTGCGGCCGGGTTAAGCTTGCAAATGTCGCTCATGAGGGTATTTCATTGTTATTGTTAAATTGCAAAATTGAATTCGTCACTATAGAGATTCATCGCCTGACAAATTTCACTCAAAGTGTCCATTTTTTCGGGAGGAATTTCACTATTGCTCTTTACAACATTTAACGTCATGTTCATGATTTCAACGGATTCATCATGACCTAGTTTCAATTCACGAATATCGTCAAGAATTGCATCGTGACCATCTTGAAAGTTTATTTCTAATCGCTCACGACATTCATCGAGCGCAACAAGCGAAAAATCAATATCATTTTGAAGACGTTCACACTCATGAATCTGGATGTATATTTCTTCAAGCTCGCTTTCTGTTGGTTCACCATTGGTAAAAGAAATCAGTGACATACTTGCAATTGAAGCAAAGGCGAACTCTTGATTTTTAGTCAGTTCCATAAGGATTTCTCACACTAAAATTATTATAAAAACGATGGGGTGTGAGCTAATTCTAACGAGGACGGAAGAACTAGATACTTGCATTTTTGCAATTAACAGATGATTAAAAAAGAACCGGATTGAAATTTAATCAATTTTCCAGTTAATGCGAATAATAAGAAATAGCTCAATTTAATACGTTTTCGGAAGGAGCAAACGTAAACTCTTTGTCGCCGACTGCTGTCATCGGCGTCTAAAGATGGATTCCAATTTGCTTTACTTAGGGCGGTCAGGACTGATCGCCCTCTTTTTGACCGCGTCTCCCCAACCTCCCGTTATGAACCACAATAGCTGATAGTGAACGCAGAACACCTGGAATCAACCATCAGGATTCACAAAGGAAGGCCGGGAGTATGAGAGAGCCACAGACACAAAGGAGGTTGAATCAGAAAGCATCTGGCGGTTTTTTGACTCTCTGCGCTCAGCTTATGCAGTTTTATTCAATCATTCAAGTTGACGAAAGTAATTTTCGCACTCTTTAATAACTTTTTTGATGAGAAACTTTTTTTAAGGCGTTATTAGCTCGATTTTCTTCACTAAAACACACCTGAATCAACTCCTCAAAGATTGGTTTTATGTGACGTGAAAACGTGGGCTGTGAAAGCTCAGGAATGATGGCCTTAAGCGCTTTAAACAATGCGCTGGCTTTCACACGTTTAAAACCGAGGCCATTACACCGACTGCATTTTTTCATCACTCTCTGGCCAGTTGCGGCGATCTGCTCGACGTCCCGGATGAATCCACGACCGTTACAGCTCTTACAACGATGTTCAGGTGATGCAGCGGAACGGGTGTAATCCTCATAAGCGAAAAGTGAAATCAGGTAGATCATTCTGGCTCGTTGCCGCCCTGAAAGGTCAAGTGTCATCCGCACTTTCATGAGACGAGAACGAGTCATTTTCATCAGAAACGTGACTGCCCTATTCTTATCGTTCTGACTGATACCCATCTTCCCAAAAAAAGCAGACATGCCAAATCCGGCTTCAGCCTGAGCAAATCCTAGCGCAGCCATTACCTCAGGAGTTCTGAGTGTGTTTTCGTCAGTTGAAGGTGACACGGGTGAAATTGGTGAGGATTTTGGAAAATGGAAACGAACTGTTTTTTCAAGATTCATCTTAGTTCCTTTCTTGCCCTGAGCTTTAGAAGATGATCCGCACGGCGGGTAAATATATCGATAATCCGAATCAGATAAGAAATCGAATGATGGTGAAATTGATTGTCACATTCGAGTCTGATGACAATTGATAAACCAAAGCGGGAGATCAGCCCTTTTCGTAAATTTTGAATGTTGCCTGAAAGTGTTCTGTTGCAGTGCCAGCAACACGTAACACAGTTAAACGTATTGAACCTTAGCTGTGCAGCTCTCGCACGAGAACGAAAATGGCTGGCATCTACGAACTCACCAGATTTATTAGGGTCATTGTCGTTGAGTTGTATACCGCAAGCATGGCAGGGCAACCCTGCATCACGAATACGAATATATCTGTTAAAGGCGTTTTGGGCCTCGCGATTATAATCGCCCCACTCTTTTTGTTTGGGATGAATTTGTGAGCGTAGTCTTTTTCTTTCCTGGCGGTGCTGATAACGCTCTTCCTGTCGTCGATTCCATTCGAGAGCGCATTTGTAATTTCCGCAAACGTGTTGAGTCGAAAGCCAGGGAACAAAAAGGGAATTACAAACTGGACAGTTTTTTTCTTTTGGTTTCGCCATTATAAAACTCTCTGTTAGAAGGTTTACAATCGACGCTGAGGAAAAGCCAGTTTTTAAACTGGCTTAAGTTGAACGGATTATTGCCAGAACGAATTGATATAGGATTTATTTGAGCGCGGGATGTATTGCGAAACAGGTAAAAAGGCACTGACAACATAAAATCGTGGGTCTGCTGTCAATGTTTTTTCAGCTGAAACGCCACGCATTTTATAATCCCTGATCAATGAATTGGCCTCAATTTCATTCATCGGGTAATGCTGAAACCATGACTTTTTCATTTTACAACCTCGTTTTCCTTAGCAATTGATCGAAATGATAAACGACTGAATTGTCGCGACAGGATTCAGTGACAGGTCTTTTTTTACTTTTCTTTTCATCCTTTTTTTTGGGTGAATATGGCTTTCGTGGTCGGTATGAACAGCCAAAATCGGGAAACATAGATGTCAGCCGATATTCAGTCGTGTCCTTTAGCCCCCTACGTCTTCGAAGCTTGTGTTGTTTGAACATCTGAAAGATGACATCTTTTACCAAAAAAAACGGAATCGCATTCCGGCAATTAGTATAAATATCATCTATTGTCCCTTTCTCGAATTGATTGAGAAATTTGGTGATTATTTCCTCAACCTCCTTTGCCATTAACTGATTTTCGTGATCCATGATACCCCTTTATCTTTATCAGCGTTTCACCAGCCTCATGAAGAGCAAGATTGACATCATTTAATCTGAACTGAGCGGTTTTGACTCTGGCGCGCGTATTGACCTCTTCACGCTGTAAGTTTTGAAGGTTCTCTCGAGATTTTTTGATTTCCGACCTCAGCCTCCTCAATTCCCAATCCAATTTGGTTTCTTTTTTGGCAAGCGAAAGGAGGTAATCAAAACTGTCCATAGCCTGCCCACAGAGACGACAGCGAATTGACCGGTTAAATTCATCAACGAGGATATTTGTATGAGGGCAGAACCTGGACTCATTAGGCTTATCAGCCTCAACAAAATTTTTCATTTCATTGATGTCATGATTCACGTCATATCGCTGAACAAAACTTACAATCTTTTCATCACCTCCAGACATCGTCATTCCTCTTGTTTTCGTGATAACTCAAAAAATTCTGAGGTCGCTGGAACTTTGAGAAAGCACCCAATATCAAGTGACCAGCTCTGAACTTGCGTCATGAAATGATGCATTTCAGAAGCTCTAAGCTTAGAGGTCATTCGTAACGATTCCCTCTCAATCTGAGCGCCTGTTTTGACATCGGTATAAGTATTTGTCTCAAATCCAAGAAATGTGAATTTCATAGCATCTTTGCACCATTCCGGTGAGCATTGTGAGCGACCACGTTTGATTAAGAAATCACTCAGCTCTTTCATCCAGAGGTGAAATAAAGCATTTTGTGATAATGTTCGCCGTTCTGACCACGGTTCAAGTCTAAGACGAAAGGATCGCCCTCTTCGCAGATCTTCAGAAATGGATTCAGAAACAGTAATAAAATTTTGGCTAGTTAAACGGATCCCCTGAGGCGGGATATTCATTACCCCTCCTTACAGCAATCATTTTTAAAATGTATGCGCTGTTGCGCTATTTCAAAATAATCTTTGTCGATTTCGATTCCGACAAAGTTAAAGTTATTGATGACAGCTGCCTTCCCAGTTGAACCACTTCCCATAAAAGGATCGAGAATTGTCCCGTTCTCAGGTGTGACCAACTTACAAAGCCATGACATCAAATCTGTTGGTTTCACAGTAGGATGAAAATTCAGGCCACCTGATTTTCGACCGGCTCCGGCGCGAGGACTCTCAAGACCTGCTGAATTCTCTTTCCTGCCAGTCATTTCAGCATTAGATACATAAGCGGATGTGACACCTTCATTCCTGTCTGATTTGCTAGCTTTTGGGCAGTAGAAGTATCGTGAGGCACTTCCTGAATCATCGTATTCGCAGCTTTGATGATTATTCATTAACCAAGTTGTACCCTGTACAACTTTGTCACGACCTTCAGCAGATCGTTTGTTACTGGACTTTGTTTGTGGAAACAGGCTGAGCACATCATAGCTTCCATCATGACATAGATTTGCAGGCCATCGCCCGCTCACGTTATCATTCGTTGGTTCAACGCGACAGGCATTGATGTTTATCGCGCCTGTATCATGCTTCAGGACATTATCAACAAGATTACCTGTGAAAGGTTTTCTTGCCATACAAATCGGTTCATGAGCTGGTTTCAGACCCGTTCCCCATCCATCCCATTTGATAGCCTCATCAGTGGCTGGTAATGACAGATCCCAAGAGCCAGCATAATCACCAAAAGCAAGTTTTCCATCACTGGATTTTGTCACCCCAAAATTATATTCCTGACCGATAACTTTTCTTTGCGCTCCAGCCAATTTATCAATAGATTTGCTGACATCAAGAGACTTAGGGAACCCACTGCCATAGATCCACATAATCTGATCACGAATGTCAAAACCAGCAAGCCTGATAGCGGTAACGCCTAAGTCATAGGTTCTGCTACCAAAAAAAGACAGCAGATGTCCACCAGGTTTAAGCACTCTCAGACATTCTTTCCAGATAACGGGACCAGGTACAAAACTATCCCACGCTTTACCCATGAAACCATTACCACGATGAAAATAATCATCTCCTTCTAACCACCGCTTTAGCACTTCAAACATATCTGGAGTTTTACTAAGCCCATAGGGAGGATCCGTCACAATACTGTCAATGGAATCAGAATCGATAGTTTTCAGAATATCGAGACAATCCCCATTAAGCAGGTTCAATTTCATTAGAGGTCACTTTGTTGGAAGGTACAGAGGGAATAGAGGGGAAATGAATCCCCCTTTTCGTTAGTGACTGGCTTTTAACATTGCTCTGATTTTAGCGATGTGTTGTTTTGCAACCTCTGGCGAGGAAGCAATAACATTTTTTTGTACCTGAGGAACAGGCTCGGGAATGGAAAAACCGTTATCAATTTTTTTCGTGAGCTTTTTTATTTCATGCTCACAAACTTTGTGCGCTTCGTTAACAGTCAGATGACCAGATGACATTTTTGAACTAACCGCTGTTACAAGCCAATATTCAGCATTAGATTTCCAGGGATATTCCTCAGGTTTGGCAAATTGAAATCGACGTCCTCTGAATGTCATCACCAAATCATATAAATCTGATGCCGATGGAAGGCCATAAAGATTTGCTGATTCAGATTTACACCATGAGATAAATTCACCAGGAGAAGGAAGGAACGGTTTTTCATGTTTCCTGGCCATTCTCATTCCGGCTTCAATCTGGTCAGAATGATAGATTTCATTTTCAGCGATAGCTTTAACCCACTGACGGCGCAATTCATCTAACATTTCCTGATCTTTGATCATCGACATCATCGCGGGAAATGTTGCCCTGAGCTGTTTGAATAAATCGTTGAAAACCTCAATGGCCTTTTTCGGGATCTGTTCAGATTTTTTATAAGGTTTAGATTGTGCAATTAATGAAAGTTGCAGCGCATCACGATTCTTTATGGCTTGCGCGATTTGCTTCATAATGTGAGTCCTTCAGCCCAGTCAGAATTATCAAAATCAAGTTCGTTTTGAACTCTGGTGGTTGATGTTTTTTGTTTCGCTTGCTGACTTTTAGGAAATATATTCTCCCAATGCCGACGAAGCTTATAAGGACTTAACACATTCGTTTGCCAGAATCCATCACAATTCGCCCATTTGAAAGTTTCGGCGATACTCCTATGCGTGCAATTTTTTGATTCCCTCAGAAGTCGAATGTCATTTGACCATGAAGCCCAGCTGGGTTCTTTTGCTGAACCGTCAATAACACTGACAAGCGAAAATATCCATTGGGCAAGACGTAGATCCTCCGATGTTCCCCAAAATTTGCCAGAGGGCGAACTAACAGCCCTTTCAGCCAGAATGGTAGATCGGGATCCTTTCCTGGATCCAATGTTTTTTGTCCGAGACGAAGAGATCTTTTTTAGATCAGTATTAGTATCAGTATTGTTCTGTGAACTGTCAGGTGTACCGTGTGGTGTACCTTTAGGAGTACCGTTGGGTGTACCGAAGGCATTATCACTAATTACCCATAACCCCGCATCAATACTGCATTTTTCGGATGTTGGAGGTGTACCGCCGGGTGGACCGTCATGTATACCCGGACGTGTGCCGGTGGGTGTACCTTCCTTTTCAGATAAAGTGATCGTCTGATAATCACAGTAGTTGATAATAAAAACGACTAAAGCTGATGGATGACTGTTCAATTGGATCATATTTTCGCGTTCAAAGAACTTTAGGATCCGTAAAACTTGCCGTTTGTTGATCGGTTTCTTATTCGAATCAAGGATGTGAGATCCGATGATTCTGCAAGTCGTCACCAATTCACCAGGATTCAGGGTCCAGGCCACACCTCGAAACTCGACAGTTCTTTGACGAAATGCGGCCTCAGAAAGCAATCTGACCCAAACGGCAAGCTTGAATGGATCGTGAGACCATTCACTTAAGAAAAGGCTTCGAAACAGCGAGAAATGTCCCTGTTTCTGATTTATCACTTTGTTCCCTTGTGGTTTGGTTATGTCAGAAAAATCATAGAGTGTGAAACGTGGCTTCATGACACGTCTCCCACAAGTTGATTTGAGAAAATAACCTTATGATTTGTACTGCTTAAAATTGCGCGTTTTATGAGACTTTTGATGGTACAATTCCGGCGTGAAGAATCAGGATTCATAATGTTCACCTCTGATATTCAGCTAAAAGGTTCGCCTCCGCATGGTGAACCTTTTTTTATGTGGATTCAGATGATCAGTGTGTAAAGAGAAACAGAAGGTTTTCGGCAGATAGCCTTCTGATTTTCTTGAAGATTTAAAGAAAGTGTGATCGATGTTTTTGCTGTTTAGTTTGTCTCTTTGCGATCAGAACCCTCAGGATATGACCGCATCTCTTTTATCAACAATTCAGCGACCTCCTTCGCCAGTCTTCTCAAATCATCATCCTCAACCCCGTACCCAATAAAGGCGAGAAACCGCGCAAACTTTGGGATGTGCGTTTTCTTCCAACGAGAAATCTGAGAGCGGTCGATCCCTATAGCTTTCGCGATTGTCTCTGTTCCATGAACGTTTATGGCGTTTACGAGAGTAGATTCAATCTTTAAAGCCGTGTGAATCTGTGTATCTCTCATTGGGTAATCTCCTAGTTCTTGTCATTGGTATGTGTGCGAATACAGAAAGCGGTCCCTTGTGATAAGAAAACTACTCAGGTTTTACTTTTGTTACAAAAGATTCACAGAAGGACGCTTATGTAATAGACATCGCCTCCGATAACGATAGGAACCACCATCCTGTATTCACTTTTTTTGCGCTAGAATGCGCGAAATCTGAGCGAATACGAAAGTAATCGCTTTTCAAATGATGCTGATTGTTAAAGAGCATTGAACTGTTTCACTAAGGTCGAGGAAACAGTTCGGGTAAATCAGGGCGGATCTGGTGGGGCTGAAAGTGACCATTTGTCGCACGAGAAACCGCGTTGACATGTTCAGGTGAAATCGCGTTGTAACCGTGTAACCACTTCCAGACAGCCCCTTGCGTGACACCGCAAGCAACCGCCAGTTTCTTTTGGCTGCCATACTGCTTGATAGCAAACCGAATGATGTCATTCACTGGTTTTAAATACCTCAGTATTCGTTGAAATGCAAATGATAACTCTCCAGGTCGTTGTTTTTCAACATCTGGAAATAAAGAGGTGAAACTGATATGTCACTTGCTGACCGCTTAAGGGCCATGTTGATTGAGAGAGGACTCTCACAAGGGGAATTGGCGCGTCGAGTTGGAGTTACGCAGGGAACAGTTTACAAAATTGTTTCAGGCCATGCTAAATCAAGTAAACGAATTGTTGAGATTGCTCAATCGCTTGGAGTCCGTGCAGAATGGTTACTTACGGGTAATGGTGAGCAATATCTTGATGATGGCGTGCCATCAAATTCATACCCGTCAGGACAAGCGAACAGGAAAATTTCGGAAGGCTCTTCAGTCGTTATTCGTGAGAAAGACAATCAGTTAGTTATCCCTCTTCTCCCTG contains:
- a CDS encoding tellurite resistance TerB family protein gives rise to the protein MELTKNQEFAFASIASMSLISFTNGEPTESELEEIYIQIHECERLQNDIDFSLVALDECRERLEINFQDGHDAILDDIRELKLGHDESVEIMNMTLNVVKSNSEIPPEKMDTLSEICQAMNLYSDEFNFAI
- a CDS encoding antitermination protein Q, which gives rise to MNLEKTVRFHFPKSSPISPVSPSTDENTLRTPEVMAALGFAQAEAGFGMSAFFGKMGISQNDKNRAVTFLMKMTRSRLMKVRMTLDLSGRQRARMIYLISLFAYEDYTRSAASPEHRCKSCNGRGFIRDVEQIAATGQRVMKKCSRCNGLGFKRVKASALFKALKAIIPELSQPTFSRHIKPIFEELIQVCFSEENRANNALKKVSHQKSY
- a CDS encoding recombination protein NinG is translated as MAKPKEKNCPVCNSLFVPWLSTQHVCGNYKCALEWNRRQEERYQHRQERKRLRSQIHPKQKEWGDYNREAQNAFNRYIRIRDAGLPCHACGIQLNDNDPNKSGEFVDASHFRSRARAAQLRFNTFNCVTCCWHCNRTLSGNIQNLRKGLISRFGLSIVIRLECDNQFHHHSISYLIRIIDIFTRRADHLLKLRARKELR
- a CDS encoding DNA-methyltransferase yields the protein MKLNLLNGDCLDILKTIDSDSIDSIVTDPPYGLSKTPDMFEVLKRWLEGDDYFHRGNGFMGKAWDSFVPGPVIWKECLRVLKPGGHLLSFFGSRTYDLGVTAIRLAGFDIRDQIMWIYGSGFPKSLDVSKSIDKLAGAQRKVIGQEYNFGVTKSSDGKLAFGDYAGSWDLSLPATDEAIKWDGWGTGLKPAHEPICMARKPFTGNLVDNVLKHDTGAININACRVEPTNDNVSGRWPANLCHDGSYDVLSLFPQTKSSNKRSAEGRDKVVQGTTWLMNNHQSCEYDDSGSASRYFYCPKASKSDRNEGVTSAYVSNAEMTGRKENSAGLESPRAGAGRKSGGLNFHPTVKPTDLMSWLCKLVTPENGTILDPFMGSGSTGKAAVINNFNFVGIEIDKDYFEIAQQRIHFKNDCCKEG
- a CDS encoding replication protein P encodes the protein MKQIAQAIKNRDALQLSLIAQSKPYKKSEQIPKKAIEVFNDLFKQLRATFPAMMSMIKDQEMLDELRRQWVKAIAENEIYHSDQIEAGMRMARKHEKPFLPSPGEFISWCKSESANLYGLPSASDLYDLVMTFRGRRFQFAKPEEYPWKSNAEYWLVTAVSSKMSSGHLTVNEAHKVCEHEIKKLTKKIDNGFSIPEPVPQVQKNVIASSPEVAKQHIAKIRAMLKASH
- a CDS encoding CII family transcriptional regulator; protein product: MRDTQIHTALKIESTLVNAINVHGTETIAKAIGIDRSQISRWKKTHIPKFARFLAFIGYGVEDDDLRRLAKEVAELLIKEMRSYPEGSDRKETN
- a CDS encoding transcriptional regulator, coding for MNDIIRFAIKQYGSQKKLAVACGVTQGAVWKWLHGYNAISPEHVNAVSRATNGHFQPHQIRPDLPELFPRP